Proteins co-encoded in one Vibrio aquimaris genomic window:
- a CDS encoding PD-(D/E)XK nuclease superfamily protein, translating into MCRKDLLSDISNTFEELGFHESKSKQPMTYQRNVKYPSIFSNKSDYAHFVLYTTMRTIQVVAKFQESNGTAIEKLGYTIIDAARSSYDDYLVVCGGSELLKHDRAVEFLNSYRSSAPKLTAITVKELASFIEPDLGSNAA; encoded by the coding sequence ATGTGTAGAAAAGACCTACTAAGTGATATTTCTAATACTTTTGAAGAGCTAGGGTTTCATGAGAGTAAATCCAAGCAACCGATGACTTACCAACGAAATGTTAAGTATCCCAGTATTTTTTCTAATAAAAGTGATTACGCGCACTTTGTTTTGTACACGACAATGCGTACGATTCAAGTTGTAGCCAAATTTCAAGAGTCTAATGGTACTGCAATAGAGAAACTGGGTTACACCATAATAGATGCAGCTAGATCCTCTTACGATGACTATTTAGTTGTCTGTGGAGGAAGTGAGTTGCTTAAGCATGATCGAGCAGTTGAGTTTCTAAACTCTTATCGTTCGTCAGCACCAAAGCTAACAGCTATTACAGTAAAAGAATTAGCTTCCTTTATAGAGCCAGATCTAGGCAGTAACGCAGCCTAA